In Oceanispirochaeta sp., the following proteins share a genomic window:
- a CDS encoding TetR/AcrR family transcriptional regulator has protein sequence MNSTNKKEQIEIQALIFFARNDYEGSSLNDIAKALNVTKGAIYHYFDGKADLFKSSILRFLDTMDYMLNGTLPRDIPFKVLLENLFKMEEMVAEIGRETGMGEIMENYESFLYLYIAGVKKFPELRIRMEKLYYGFRSNLVNLMNAAIVKGEIQKDTDTEAVAFEITAFYEGALLLGALSNQKDYIELGPRVCSLIWERIAEKGRPENPNEYIQEKANE, from the coding sequence GTGAATTCCACCAATAAGAAAGAACAGATAGAGATTCAGGCACTCATTTTTTTTGCCAGAAATGATTATGAAGGCTCTTCTCTCAACGATATCGCCAAGGCCCTGAATGTGACCAAGGGAGCCATCTATCACTACTTTGACGGGAAGGCGGACCTATTCAAATCTTCCATCCTGAGATTTCTGGACACCATGGATTACATGCTCAACGGCACTCTGCCCAGGGATATCCCTTTCAAAGTCCTTCTGGAAAATCTTTTCAAGATGGAAGAAATGGTTGCCGAGATCGGCAGGGAAACGGGGATGGGTGAGATTATGGAGAATTATGAGAGTTTTCTCTATCTCTACATCGCCGGAGTCAAAAAATTCCCTGAGCTGAGGATCAGGATGGAAAAACTCTATTACGGATTCCGCAGCAACCTTGTGAATCTTATGAATGCGGCCATTGTCAAAGGAGAAATCCAGAAAGATACGGATACCGAAGCTGTGGCCTTCGAGATTACTGCATTTTACGAAGGAGCTCTCCTGTTGGGAGCTCTGAGCAATCAAAAAGATTATATAGAGCTGGGTCCCCGGGTCTGTTCCCTCATCTGGGAGCGTATCGCTGAGAAGGGTAGACCTGAAAATCCAAATGAATATATTCAGGAGAAAGCAAATGAATAG